The nucleotide sequence AACTAGCTAGCTTTGTGCTGCTCGGTCAGTGTTGGGCAAGTCTGTGGTCAAATGCACCGTGATAACGCAACGTTCTCTCAACTCACCCGCCGTTTTGCGTTCCACTAAATGACATCAATCTTCTATTTGGTTGAATTTCTCTTTGCGTAAAAACACTAACGTTAATACTGACTCCGCCAGACTTTCAATATTGTCCAGACAGTGGAGTACTGCAAGAGCTTTCACTCTATGCGATATCgttcccacttcctgttttgggGGGAAAGGACCGGTGCTGTGTTGAATTCTGCTTCCCTCACACAGATTATTTTCTTCAATCATGTGCGACGCTAGGGGACGCAGTGAGCGGGACGCAGCGTCTCACCAGATGATACAGTCATGTGGCTGCCTGCTATCATCGTTTTCCTGCCACCCCAGGAGAGTGTTGCGGTTATAAACCAGATCAATCTCGGTTCAGGTTTCCCAAATGAAACCCCACAGCTTGGTCTACGTCTTCAGACATTTTACAAGCAGGATTCTGAGGTGATGATGCCAGAGCCAGGTAAACTATGGTTGTTAGCCAGGTAAACTGGTTGTTAGCCAGGTAAACTATGGTTGTTAGCCAGGTAAACTAGGTTGTTAGCCAGGTAAACTATGTTGTTAGCCAGGTAAACAAACTATGGTTGTTAGCCAGGTAAACAAACTATGGTTGTTAGGCCAGGTAAATTATGGTTGTTGTCAGCACgtggtgttgtctctgtgtttaaaAACAATAACATTGGCCCCATTGCAGTTTATTGCATGTGTAAAATGTATTGTTGTCAACTTTTTTTCAATATGTGTGGTTCTTTGTGGACCGTTTAATTAGCCCAACTGTTTATTGACATTTTTCAGTAAACTGATTTTCCCCTCCAACTACATGTTGTTTCTTAAAAACATGTTTGCCTAGCTACCGTTGCTAaccatgatttatttatttaccaTGATTCACTGAATAGCTCAGGAATGTCTCTCCTTCCTGTACTTTGTAAGTAGACTATCAGCCAAGTTTAACCTTTTTTAATTACCTTGGCAATTAGATCATGGATCTGCAGGCTAAAATTAAATACCCAGTGCCACACAGACTTAGCCTATTTTTACTGCTTATGTCTGAGTTTGGGTTATCAGGTCCTATACCTTATTATGCATAATGTCTTGTCTATTCTGTTTTAGTGTTGAGTACACTGGTGGTCTATCCATCATCAGGTGAGTAATCATTTTAAAACCACACACTCTTCATTTTTAGACCATTAATTATATTCAAGTTTACAGATCAAGTTACTTAATGTAGACTTTAGGTGTGGCAGACTGGGCAATATCTTGAAATAAACACCTTGGGTGCTTTGCCAAAACAGCCCAGAATGTGTTGAAATTCTACACACAGAGTTCACAGAGGTTCTACTGATGCCGACTCTGACCGTGGAGCCTTCAGGACGACAGGTGTACACTGAGGACACAATCACCTTGGCATGTCAGTTACCTGGCCACTCTGGGCTGGGCTGGCAGTTCTACTGGCACAAAGACAGGTGTGACCTCCGGCTCCCTCTTTATGTTGCTTCTCTGATGGTGTATATTGGATAGAATGTGGGTGTTAGGCTACTTGTTGTATCCATCACTCCCTGATTGATGATCGTAAAACATGGCACTGGATAACTGTGTACTGGAACTGGAATGTACTAACAAGTGGAACAAACTAATGCTAAAACACTATATTAGGCAGGACACTGGCCCTGTGGAGCAGATGTGGGGCAGTGGTGGAGGTGGGGCGGTCTACCAAATGTGGCGtgcctctgtcacacacacaggccagtACTGGTgcagagcagggagaggacagCCAGTCTTCTACACCCAATACAGCCAGGCAGTCTCTGTTAATGTCATTGGTGAGTGAGGAGACTAGCACATGAGTAATGGGTGTCTTGCATGTGGTGTCATGCTCTTTTTCATAGATTACTTGACAAGCCCCACTCATTACTCTAGCTCTCGTCAGTGACAATTGGAATATATTTCACTTCTCTACTTCTTTGTAATGTATATTTTTCTCAACTTCCTCATCTAATCTGTCTGTGTAATCAATATCCTCTCCAGAGCTCTTCACATCAGTGACTTTGTCAGCATTTCCTTCGACCGTGGTCAAAGAGGGCGGGGCTTTCAACCTCACCTGTGAGGCCCAGCTTAGCAACTGCAAGCTGAGCCAACATCATGGTAACCACAGTCTACATGGTCACCCTGATCCTGACTGTAACTGGACCACAGTGGTTGTAACATTCTCCTTCCTGAGGGACGGCTGGCCAGTGGCCGGGGACTCTGTCAGTGGGATGTACAGCGTAGCGAGGGCTTCTAGGTGTCACATGGGGACCTACAGCTGTGTGGCCAGAGCAGGCAGGGCCAGGAGGAGCAGTCAGGAGATCAGCATCACACTAGACAGTGAGTTCATACTATATCACCTGAACGTTTAGTTTACCAATT is from Oncorhynchus gorbuscha isolate QuinsamMale2020 ecotype Even-year linkage group LG19, OgorEven_v1.0, whole genome shotgun sequence and encodes:
- the LOC124005349 gene encoding Fc receptor-like A isoform X1, which translates into the protein MWLPAIIVFLPPQESVAVINQINLGSGFPNETPQLGLRLQTFYKQDSEVMMPEPVLSTLVVYPSSEFTEVLLMPTLTVEPSGRQVYTEDTITLACQLPGHSGLGWQFYWHKDRQDTGPVEQMWGSGGGGAVYQMWRASVTHTGQYWCRAGRGQPVFYTQYSQAVSVNVIELFTSVTLSAFPSTVVKEGGAFNLTCEAQLSNCKLSQHHGNHSLHGHPDPDCNWTTVVVTFSFLRDGWPVAGDSVSGMYSVARASRCHMGTYSCVARAGRARRSSQEISITLDNLSLILLTCFGTFLILSMAPLAFFVRLYVMRLWQLRGRGQGELQCNECSTIQGPTWRTGETCCENSCSSHGCISAQV
- the LOC124005349 gene encoding Fc receptor-like A isoform X2 is translated as MWLPAIIVFLPPQESVAVINQINLGSGFPNETPQLGLRLQTFYKQDSEVMMPEPVLSTLVVYPSSEFTEVLLMPTLTVEPSGRQVYTEDTITLACQLPGHSGLGWQFYWHKDRQDTGPVEQMWGSGGGGAVYQMWRASVTHTGQYWCRAGRGQPVFYTQYSQAVSVNVIELFTSVTLSAFPSTVVKEGGAFNLTCEAQLSNCKLSQHHGNHSLHGHPDPDCNWTTVVVTFSFLRDGWPVAGDSVSGMYSVARASRCHMGTYSCVARAGRARRSSQEISITLDNLSLILLTCFGTFLILSMAPLAFFVRLYVMRLWQLRGRGQGELQCNECSTIQGPTWRTDVSGPS
- the LOC124005349 gene encoding Fc receptor-like A isoform X3, with product MPTLTVEPSGRQVYTEDTITLACQLPGHSGLGWQFYWHKDRQDTGPVEQMWGSGGGGAVYQMWRASVTHTGQYWCRAGRGQPVFYTQYSQAVSVNVIELFTSVTLSAFPSTVVKEGGAFNLTCEAQLSNCKLSQHHGNHSLHGHPDPDCNWTTVVVTFSFLRDGWPVAGDSVSGMYSVARASRCHMGTYSCVARAGRARRSSQEISITLDNLSLILLTCFGTFLILSMAPLAFFVRLYVMRLWQLRGRGQGELQCNECSTIQGPTWRTGETCCENSCSSHGCISAQV